A genomic window from Spiroplasma endosymbiont of Labia minor includes:
- a CDS encoding M60 family metallopeptidase, with protein sequence MKKILSFIILVNLSTASFTNLISCATIEIDNGSDGKYNREFNNAVKENKKDFTLDELKSINQTVLKHSPFATTKYFIKQNDSITIKFKMDGIETYDELITKYPDMKLFSISIFYGGIFASYGLTKSNSKQELPLKKDNGFQYNKEYTFTANISGFLFFTDFPWFQKEDISKIRNGITVKSNKLMENLYYNFNENSYSNSEIWNELYKLESRYKFTRNSVLDETIIPDNPFMILEGKKFIYIIEVKRLLTYLTFRMEKDIDYHNFSINALVNYLDAAREASDENYGLNENYYGNDYAPNYKLMAFDNDAGAGQYYATDMYISMHDVCFEEVNGKYVGKSNWGLNVKTVYDSLILNPSLNLTNAKNDNEALKKMKAEINWGLWHEIGHTYQNTNYKLSWWTEVTVNINSFMISRKFYEENADPSNYDSTTGWLVKWYDNSNEYITKIKALATNGITFANLNLYNEYVTTDYGALFWFQLISAFGDQFIPTLNHYYRVNKDELTNLKNDTEKLDTLIEVISKITRTNITKFSKWWNIELSDETKTMMNALGEDTSDKITDNLLKNKWYQPYEDKIAVDNLGNYYDKLYHLPGDDNTQISIDETIILEDFGSYIIKKLTNKNMNFSGTIFVSKKNSD encoded by the coding sequence ATAGAAATTGATAATGGTTCAGATGGCAAATATAATAGAGAATTTAACAATGCTGTAAAAGAAAATAAAAAAGATTTTACATTAGATGAATTAAAATCAATTAATCAAACAGTTTTAAAACATTCACCATTTGCAACTACAAAATATTTCATAAAGCAAAATGATAGTATAACTATTAAATTCAAAATGGATGGCATTGAAACATATGATGAATTAATCACGAAATATCCAGATATGAAATTATTTAGTATTTCAATATTTTACGGTGGTATTTTTGCATCTTATGGTTTAACAAAGTCAAATAGTAAACAAGAATTACCTTTAAAAAAAGATAATGGTTTTCAGTACAACAAAGAATATACTTTTACTGCAAATATTTCTGGATTCTTATTTTTTACAGATTTTCCTTGATTTCAGAAAGAAGATATTTCAAAGATAAGAAATGGAATAACCGTTAAATCTAATAAATTAATGGAAAATTTATATTATAATTTTAATGAAAATTCTTATTCAAATTCAGAAATATGGAACGAATTGTATAAGCTTGAAAGTAGATATAAATTTACCAGAAATTCTGTGTTGGATGAAACCATAATACCTGATAATCCATTTATGATTCTTGAAGGAAAAAAATTTATATATATTATTGAAGTTAAGAGACTATTGACTTATTTGACATTCAGAATGGAAAAAGATATTGATTATCATAATTTTTCTATAAATGCATTAGTAAATTATTTAGATGCTGCAAGAGAAGCATCTGATGAAAATTATGGTCTAAATGAAAATTATTATGGTAATGATTATGCACCAAATTACAAATTAATGGCCTTTGACAATGATGCTGGTGCTGGTCAATATTATGCTACAGATATGTATATTTCTATGCATGATGTTTGTTTTGAAGAAGTTAATGGTAAATATGTGGGTAAAAGTAATTGAGGCTTAAATGTTAAAACTGTTTATGATTCGTTGATACTAAATCCATCATTAAATTTAACAAATGCAAAAAATGATAATGAGGCATTGAAAAAAATGAAGGCAGAAATTAATTGAGGTTTATGACATGAAATCGGTCACACATACCAAAATACAAACTATAAATTAAGTTGATGAACTGAAGTTACTGTTAATATAAACTCATTTATGATTTCCAGAAAATTTTATGAAGAGAATGCAGATCCTAGCAATTATGATAGCACAACAGGTTGATTAGTTAAATGATATGATAATAGTAACGAATATATAACAAAGATAAAAGCACTAGCAACTAATGGAATTACTTTTGCAAATCTTAATTTATATAACGAATATGTGACAACAGATTATGGAGCATTATTTTGATTTCAACTAATATCAGCTTTTGGTGACCAGTTTATACCGACATTAAATCACTATTATCGTGTAAATAAAGATGAATTAACGAATCTTAAAAATGATACGGAAAAACTAGATACACTAATAGAGGTTATTTCAAAAATAACAAGAACAAATATAACTAAATTTTCCAAATGATGAAATATTGAATTATCGGATGAAACAAAAACAATGATGAATGCATTGGGTGAAGATACCAGTGATAAAATAACTGATAATTTATTAAAAAATAAATGATATCAGCCATACGAAGATAAAATAGCTGTTGATAATTTGGGCAATTATTATGATAAACTTTATCATTTACCAGGTGATGACAATACACAAATATCAATTGATGAAACAATTATTTTAGAAGATTTTGGTTCGTATATTATTAAAAAATTAACAAATAAAAATATGAATTTTTCTGGGACAATTTTTGTGAGCAAAAAAAATAGTGACTAA